The DNA sequence GCCTTGTTGGATGAACGCGGGACACTGGCCGCAGAGATCAAGGTGGAGAACACCACCAGGAGCGTGAAGGCGCTACTGCGCCGATGGACCAAGGAGTTCACACTGGTCAAAGGAGAATACCTGGTGTGCCTGGAGCCCACGGGCTACTACGGCCATGCGCTGCTGGAAGTGTTGGTGGAATTGGAGATCCCCACCTGGCTTGCTCATCCCAACGACATCAAGCAGAGCATTGGCATGACCCGGGGGAAGAGCGACCGGGTAGATGCGCTCAGGATCGCCGACTACGCCCGTCGCTTCCAGGACAAGTCACGGTTGTTCACGGCTGACCAGCTGAAGATGAACAAGCTCAAGCAGCTCTTGAGCAAGCGCCAGAACTACGTGATGCGCAAGACCATGCACCAGCGGCAGATCAAGGACATGAACAAGCTCATGGACAAAGACCTGCGCGGGCCGTTCACCCGGTTCGACAAGGCACAGATCAAAGCGCTGGACAAGGTGATCAAGGAACTGGAAGGCATGATCGAAGACACCATCAACGCGGAGCCCGAGTTGAGCAAGCGCTTCGAGCTGCTGAGGTCTGTGGAAGGCGTTGGGCTCATCCTGGGCTCACATCTGCTGGCCCTCACCGACGGCTTCACGCGGTTCACCTCACCGCGACAGCTAGCTTGCCATGCCGGATGCGCACCCTTCGAGAACAGGTCGGGCACCAGCATCAGAGGGCGCACCCGCGTATCGCACAATGCCAACCACACGCTCAAGGCCCTGCTGCATGTCTCGGTGGTCGGGCTCATCCGGTTCCCCGGTGAGTTCCGCGCTTACTATGACCGCAAAGTGGCTGAGGGCAAACACAAGATGCTCGTCTTCAACGCCATGCGCAACAAGCTCATCCACCGTGTCTGTGCAGTGATCCGGAAGGGAGTACCCTACGAGATACGAACACCCCTTGCAAACGTCATAGAATAATCGCTCACGCAATGCACGCACAAACTGGCCGCACCACTGCGCTTTGACTAGTAGTCGGGTCTAGTATGCAGGGCTTCATTATTAGCCCACTCATTCGCAAGGACCGGAATGCGCTCAACCACTTCGCGACCGAATATCGCTTCGGATACGACGCCCATATGAAGCATGTCTATGATACGGCACAGGTAAGACTTGCCCTTTATCCACCAAGTGAAGTGGTCGTCTACCACGAGCACGTGGTCAACGGACCGGTTCAATGATTCGCGCACCTCACGCAATTCAAGCCCATCAAGCAAGCTCTCGTAGACACCATCTGCCACCCGGCTCCCGAAAGTCTTGGTGTAGTAGTACTCCTTGATTTCCCACATGGCGATTGGTTCCGTAGTACCCGGAAAAGCACCGTCTACTCGGCGGGATAAGGTCCTATGCACATGGCCGTCACTAACGAAGGTGATTAGCTCTCCTGGGTTGTGGGCGCAAGGTTTGCCTTGTAGGTGCGCCTCAAGGAGTGCGTTCACCATTCCGGTGAGGATAAGGGGTTGCTTTTTCTCGCCCTTCTGCTTGTTCATCGGAACGGGCCATGTTGGACTATGCATGGCTCGCAAATCGGCATACAAGGCTTGTGCCTCTTCCAATCTCATCAGGCTGTGCTGCACTTGATTGTTCAGCACATCGGCCCGATGTTGGAAGTAATCCAAGAGAAGCTGACCCTGTGCCATGATCCCGTGCCTAGACACCACCTTGTCCTTACGCAGACCCCGCTTTTCCAACACCCCAACGATTTCATCTATGGTTGGGACGCGAATGGTCTTGGTCTTCTTCATGGTATAGCCAACCTCTTGGCTAACCAATTTGACCGCCGCCCAGAAGTCTAGGCCTTGATGCCGGAAGCGTTCATTTGCGCGCATTGAGAAGAGCTTCGTACTGAGTAACTATTTCCACAAGCGTTAAACCCGTTGCGTGGGCAATCGCGCGCAGCTCAGGTACGTCCAAGCTTCTGTCCCCGTTCTCCACCTTGCTCACGAATGATTGAGGTTTGCCAAGTTTCTCGGCAAGCTCCTCTTGGGTTAACCCTGCCACCTCGCGGCTCTGTCGCACTACTTGGGCAAGGGCTCTGTAATCGCGTTTGACAGTTGATTGACTCACAGGGGCAAAGTAGACGCACGATTGTTGATATCCCATTTCGGGATATGGCGGAGTCAGGTCGCGTAGAGGGTATGTTTGTCCTCATGCAGTTGATGATGGGAACGGAGGTGGGGTTGTATGCGCCACCACGAACGCAGTTGTTGAAGTGGATTGGGAACAAGCAGAAGTTTGCGCGCGAGATCGCGAACTACTTCCCCAGTGACTTTGAACGGTTCGTTGAGCCATTCCTTGGGAGCGGCGCAATTATGGCTACTGTAGCGCCAGACCACGGCGTCGGTTCGGATGCGTTCGCGCCACTGATTCAGATTTGGACTGCGCTATCCGAGCAGCCCAGACAATTAGTGCAGTGGTACGCTAATCGGTACAATCTGATTGAACAGGTTGGTAAGGAGGAGGCTTATGCGCAAGTCCTTCGGTCCTACAACGAGAATCCGAACGGCGCGGATCTTCTTTTCCTTTCGAGGACGTGTTATGGGGGAGTAGTCCGGTTTCGAAAACGCGATGGCTTTATGTCCACACCATGCGGCGCTCACGCTCCGATCACCCCAAAGGCCTTCCGAGCACGTGTTGAGGAATGGGGTGACAGAATGAGGAATGTCCAGTTCATTCATCGGGACTACAGAGAAGCCTTTGCCGATGCCCGCGAGGGAGACTTTATCTATTGTGACCCGCCTTACTCACATAGCCAGACTATTCTCTACGGGGCACAAACCTTCCGACTTGCTGAATTATTGCAGTGTATTGAAGAGGCACGTTCAAGGGGTGCCCGAGTTGCTCTGAGCATTGATGGGAACAAGAAGTCGGGCAGCGTAATGTGTGCCCTGGACATTCCAGAAGGCTTGTTTGCTCGCGAGATCTTTGTCAATTGT is a window from the Flavobacteriales bacterium genome containing:
- a CDS encoding IS110 family transposase, with translation MKHWIGIDVSKATLDVALLDERGTLAAEIKVENTTRSVKALLRRWTKEFTLVKGEYLVCLEPTGYYGHALLEVLVELEIPTWLAHPNDIKQSIGMTRGKSDRVDALRIADYARRFQDKSRLFTADQLKMNKLKQLLSKRQNYVMRKTMHQRQIKDMNKLMDKDLRGPFTRFDKAQIKALDKVIKELEGMIEDTINAEPELSKRFELLRSVEGVGLILGSHLLALTDGFTRFTSPRQLACHAGCAPFENRSGTSIRGRTRVSHNANHTLKALLHVSVVGLIRFPGEFRAYYDRKVAEGKHKMLVFNAMRNKLIHRVCAVIRKGVPYEIRTPLANVIE
- a CDS encoding helix-turn-helix transcriptional regulator: MGYQQSCVYFAPVSQSTVKRDYRALAQVVRQSREVAGLTQEELAEKLGKPQSFVSKVENGDRSLDVPELRAIAHATGLTLVEIVTQYEALLNARK
- a CDS encoding Dam family site-specific DNA-(adenine-N6)-methyltransferase, encoding MQLMMGTEVGLYAPPRTQLLKWIGNKQKFAREIANYFPSDFERFVEPFLGSGAIMATVAPDHGVGSDAFAPLIQIWTALSEQPRQLVQWYANRYNLIEQVGKEEAYAQVLRSYNENPNGADLLFLSRTCYGGVVRFRKRDGFMSTPCGAHAPITPKAFRARVEEWGDRMRNVQFIHRDYREAFADAREGDFIYCDPPYSHSQTILYGAQTFRLAELLQCIEEARSRGARVALSIDGNKKSGSVMCALDIPEGLFAREIFVNCGRSMLRRFQLEGSTLETELVADRLLLTY